From Erwinia pyri, a single genomic window includes:
- a CDS encoding ABC transporter ATP-binding protein produces MIVFSSLQIRRGVRVLLDNATATINPGQKVGLVGKNGCGKSTLLSLLKNEISADAGSFSYPGNWSLAWVNQETPALSKPAIEYVIDGDREFRQLEAELAHANEINDGHAIATLHGKLDAIQAWTIQPRASSLLNGLGFSQEQLQRPVSDFSGGWRMRLNLAQALICRSDLLLLDEPTNHLDLDAVIWLERWLNSYQGTLILISHDRDFLDPVVDKILHIEQQSMFEYTGNYSSFEIQRATKLAQQQSMFENQQQKVAHLQSFIDRFKAKASKAKQAQSRIKMLERMELIAPAHVDNPFTFSFREPESLPNPLLKMEKVSAGYGDKIILNSIKLNLVPGSRIGLLGRNGAGKSTLIKMLAGDLAPLKGDIGLAKGIKFGYFAQHQLEFLQADESPLQHMVRLAPKVLEQQLRDYLGGFGFQGDKVTEITQRFSGGEKARLVLALIVWQRPNLLLLDEPTNHLDLDMRQALTEALIDFEGALVVVSHDRHLLRSTTDDLYLVHDGQVEPFDGDLEDYQQWLSDLQKQSSVSEPKQDTANSAQARKDQKRREAELRTQTQPLRKQIEKLEKQMEKLNAQLAEAESKLADSALYDQSRKADLTLALQQQATAKSALEECEMAWLDAQEQLEVMLAS; encoded by the coding sequence ATGATTGTCTTCTCTTCATTACAAATTCGACGCGGTGTCCGCGTACTGCTGGACAATGCCACAGCCACCATCAACCCGGGCCAGAAAGTGGGCCTGGTAGGGAAAAATGGCTGCGGTAAATCCACGCTGCTGTCGCTGCTTAAGAACGAGATAAGCGCCGATGCGGGCAGTTTCAGCTATCCCGGCAACTGGTCGCTGGCCTGGGTTAATCAGGAAACGCCAGCGCTCAGCAAACCGGCCATTGAGTATGTGATCGATGGTGACCGGGAGTTCCGCCAGCTGGAGGCGGAACTGGCTCACGCCAATGAGATCAACGACGGTCACGCCATCGCTACGCTGCACGGCAAGCTGGATGCTATTCAGGCCTGGACCATACAGCCCCGCGCGTCCAGCCTGCTGAACGGTTTGGGCTTTTCTCAGGAGCAGCTGCAGCGTCCGGTCAGCGACTTTTCGGGCGGCTGGCGGATGCGTCTTAACCTGGCGCAGGCGCTGATCTGCCGTTCCGATCTTCTTCTGCTGGATGAACCCACAAACCACCTGGATCTCGACGCCGTTATCTGGCTTGAGCGCTGGCTTAACAGCTATCAGGGCACGCTGATCCTGATCTCCCACGATCGGGACTTCCTCGATCCGGTGGTGGATAAAATTCTGCATATTGAACAGCAGTCGATGTTTGAGTACACCGGCAACTACAGCTCGTTCGAGATCCAGCGCGCCACCAAGCTGGCTCAGCAGCAGTCGATGTTTGAGAACCAGCAGCAAAAAGTGGCGCACCTGCAAAGCTTTATTGACCGTTTTAAGGCGAAAGCCAGCAAGGCAAAGCAGGCGCAAAGCCGTATCAAAATGCTGGAGCGTATGGAGCTGATCGCCCCTGCGCACGTGGATAACCCCTTCACCTTCAGCTTCCGCGAGCCGGAAAGCTTGCCGAATCCCCTGCTGAAGATGGAGAAAGTCAGCGCGGGATATGGCGATAAAATTATCCTTAACTCCATCAAGCTGAATTTGGTTCCTGGTTCGCGCATTGGTTTGCTGGGCCGTAACGGCGCGGGCAAATCCACGCTGATCAAAATGCTGGCGGGCGATCTCGCCCCGCTGAAAGGCGATATCGGCCTGGCGAAAGGCATCAAGTTCGGTTACTTCGCCCAGCATCAGCTGGAATTCTTACAGGCTGATGAATCCCCTCTGCAGCATATGGTTCGTCTGGCGCCGAAGGTGCTGGAACAGCAGCTGCGTGATTATCTGGGCGGCTTTGGCTTCCAGGGCGATAAGGTGACGGAAATCACCCAGCGTTTTTCCGGCGGCGAAAAGGCGCGTCTGGTGCTGGCGCTGATTGTGTGGCAACGCCCTAACCTGCTGCTGCTGGATGAACCGACCAACCACCTGGATCTCGATATGCGCCAGGCGCTGACCGAGGCGCTGATCGATTTTGAGGGGGCGCTGGTGGTGGTATCGCACGATCGCCACTTACTCCGCTCTACCACCGATGACCTCTATCTGGTGCATGATGGCCAGGTTGAACCCTTTGATGGCGACCTGGAAGATTACCAGCAGTGGCTGAGCGATCTGCAGAAGCAGAGCAGCGTAAGCGAACCAAAGCAGGATACCGCTAACAGTGCGCAGGCCCGTAAGGATCAAAAACGCCGCGAAGCGGAGCTGCGTACGCAAACTCAGCCGTTGCGTAAGCAGATTGAGAAGCTGGAAAAGCAGATGGAAAAGCTGAATGCGCAGCTGGCAGAGGCGGAGTCAAAGCTGGCAGATTCAGCACTCTACGATCAGAGCCGCAAAGCGGACCTCACCCTGGCGCTGCAACAGCAGGCGACGGCTAAATCGGCGCTGGAAGAGTGCGAGATGGCGTGGCTGGATGCGCAGGAACAGCTTGAGGTCATGCTCGCTTCCTGA
- the tauB gene encoding taurine ABC transporter ATP-binding subunit, with protein sequence MLRVSNLTARYGGQLALQDINLTIEPGELLVVLGPSGCGKTTLLNLIAGFLPAVSGSITLDGKVVTGPGAERGVVFQHEGLLPWRNVLDNVALGLQLAGVAKPQRRDIARQMLKKVGLEGAEKRFIWQLSGGMRQRVGIARALAANPQLLLLDEPFGALDAFTREQMQELLLNLWRESGKQVLLITHDIEEAVFLASTLILLSTGPGRVTERLSLDFGRRYAAGESCRSIKSDPAFIEKREYVLSQVFQQREVFS encoded by the coding sequence ATGCTGAGGGTATCCAATCTTACGGCTCGCTACGGCGGTCAACTCGCCTTACAGGATATTAACCTGACCATTGAGCCAGGTGAGCTGCTGGTGGTGCTGGGACCGTCAGGCTGCGGCAAAACCACCCTGCTGAATCTTATTGCGGGATTTTTGCCCGCCGTGTCGGGCAGTATCACGCTGGATGGCAAAGTAGTGACCGGTCCTGGCGCAGAGCGCGGGGTGGTGTTCCAGCATGAAGGCTTGCTGCCGTGGCGTAACGTGCTGGATAACGTGGCGCTGGGCTTACAGCTTGCCGGAGTGGCGAAGCCGCAGCGTCGTGACATTGCCCGCCAGATGCTGAAGAAAGTTGGCCTTGAAGGCGCGGAAAAACGCTTTATCTGGCAGCTTTCTGGCGGCATGCGCCAGCGTGTCGGTATCGCCCGGGCGCTGGCGGCCAACCCTCAACTGCTGCTGTTGGATGAACCGTTCGGCGCTCTGGATGCGTTTACCCGTGAGCAGATGCAGGAACTGCTGCTGAATCTCTGGCGCGAAAGCGGCAAGCAGGTGTTGCTGATTACGCACGATATTGAAGAAGCAGTGTTCCTGGCAAGCACGCTGATCCTGCTCTCTACCGGGCCGGGCAGGGTGACTGAACGCCTGTCGCTCGATTTTGGCCGACGCTACGCTGCGGGAGAATCGTGCCGCAGCATCAAGTCCGACCCCGCTTTTATCGAAAAACGTGAATATGTCCTGAGTCAGGTCTTCCAGCAGCGCGAGGTCTTCTCATGA
- the tauC gene encoding taurine ABC transporter permease TauC: MSLLSTEKPLPRRVRLSWPFSRQITLSAATLLVVLAIWWAVTALKLIAPLFLPAPYQVFHQLLTIASAQGFMDATLWQHLAASLTRIVIALLAAVVIGVPVGILMGLNETARGILDPLIELYRPVPPLAYLPLMVIWFGIGETSKILLIYLAIFAPVALSAVAGVKSAQQVRIRAAQALGGSRWQVLWYVILPGALPEILTGVRIGLGVGWSTLVAAELIAATRGLGFMVQSAGEFLATDVVLAGIAVIALIAFTLEVGLRALQRRLTPWHGEHV, encoded by the coding sequence ATGAGTTTATTATCAACCGAAAAACCGCTGCCTCGCCGCGTGCGCTTGAGCTGGCCTTTCAGTCGTCAGATCACGCTTAGCGCAGCGACACTGCTGGTAGTGCTGGCCATCTGGTGGGCCGTGACCGCGCTGAAGCTGATTGCGCCACTGTTTTTACCTGCGCCTTATCAGGTGTTCCATCAGCTGCTCACCATCGCCAGCGCACAAGGGTTTATGGATGCGACGCTTTGGCAGCATCTGGCAGCCAGCCTGACCCGCATCGTGATTGCCCTGCTGGCCGCCGTGGTTATTGGCGTGCCGGTTGGCATTCTGATGGGGTTGAATGAGACGGCACGCGGCATTCTCGACCCGCTTATTGAGCTTTACCGCCCGGTGCCGCCGCTGGCCTATCTGCCGCTGATGGTTATCTGGTTCGGCATCGGCGAAACCTCCAAAATTCTGCTGATCTATCTGGCTATTTTTGCGCCGGTTGCGCTCTCTGCGGTGGCTGGCGTTAAAAGCGCCCAGCAGGTTCGCATCCGTGCGGCTCAGGCGCTGGGCGGCAGCCGCTGGCAGGTGCTCTGGTATGTGATTTTACCCGGTGCGCTGCCGGAGATTTTAACCGGGGTGCGCATCGGGCTTGGCGTTGGCTGGTCCACGCTGGTGGCCGCAGAGCTGATTGCCGCCACGCGTGGGCTCGGTTTTATGGTGCAGTCCGCCGGAGAGTTTCTCGCCACCGACGTGGTACTTGCAGGCATCGCCGTTATCGCCCTGATCGCTTTCACTCTTGAGGTGGGGCTGCGCGCCCTGCAACGCCGTTTAACCCCCTGGCATGGAGAACACGTATGA
- the tauD gene encoding taurine dioxygenase: MNERLTIKALGPHIGAEVSDITLSRPLSDAQFEQLYHALIRHQVLFFRHQPVTPQQQRALAAQFGDLHIHPVYPHAPGVEEIIVLDTHDNNPPDNDNWHTDVTFIATPPAGAILAAKRLPESGGDTLWASGIAAYEALSDSFKTLLSGLQAEHDFTKSFQEFKHRGSEEEHARWKLAVEKNPPLLHPVIRTHPVSGRQALFVNEGFTTRIVGIPQKESEALLGFLFAHITKPEFQVRWRWQENDIAIWDNRVTQHYANADYMPQRRIMHRATILGDKPFWRG, from the coding sequence ATGAACGAACGTCTGACTATTAAAGCGCTGGGGCCGCATATCGGCGCCGAGGTTTCTGACATCACTCTGAGCCGTCCGCTGAGCGATGCGCAGTTTGAGCAGCTCTATCACGCGCTGATCCGCCATCAGGTTCTGTTCTTCCGCCATCAGCCGGTCACCCCGCAGCAGCAACGGGCGCTGGCTGCCCAGTTTGGCGATCTGCATATCCATCCTGTTTATCCTCACGCGCCAGGGGTGGAGGAGATCATCGTGCTGGACACCCACGATAACAATCCGCCGGACAATGATAACTGGCACACCGACGTGACCTTCATTGCCACGCCCCCAGCAGGCGCAATTCTGGCGGCGAAAAGGCTGCCGGAGTCGGGCGGGGATACGCTCTGGGCCAGCGGGATCGCCGCTTATGAAGCGTTGTCCGACTCGTTTAAAACGTTGCTGAGCGGCCTGCAGGCGGAGCACGATTTCACTAAATCATTTCAGGAGTTCAAACACCGCGGCAGTGAGGAAGAGCATGCGCGCTGGAAGCTGGCGGTAGAGAAAAATCCGCCGCTGCTGCATCCGGTCATTCGTACCCATCCGGTGAGCGGCAGGCAGGCGCTGTTTGTGAACGAAGGGTTCACCACGCGCATTGTGGGTATTCCACAGAAAGAGAGTGAAGCACTGCTGGGCTTCCTGTTTGCGCATATCACTAAGCCGGAATTTCAGGTGCGCTGGCGCTGGCAGGAGAATGATATTGCGATCTGGGATAACCGGGTGACGCAGCACTATGCCAATGCGGACTACATGCCGCAGCGGCGGATCATGCACCGGGCAACCATTCTGGGAGATAAGCCTTTCTGGCGTGGCTGA